ATGTCGGGGTCGACCTCGTCAAGGCTCTTCAGCTTCTTCTTCGGGGCCGAGTAGTACACCGTGCCCTGGTAGTCGACCGGCCCGTACCCGTACGGCAGGAACGGCCATTTGGGCTCCTCCATCGTCAGCCAATGACGGTACGCCTTCAGCCGCCAGTCGAGCAGCCACTGCGGCTCGTCCTTCTTGGCGCTGATGAAACGAATGGTGTCTTCGTTCAGCCCCGGAGGCGCTGAGTCCGCTTCAATGTCGCTGACGAAGCCCCACTTGTACTCGCGGTCGGCCAGCTCTTGGATTTCGGTTGTTTCGGTGGGCATAACAGTCCAAACGGAAAAAATGCGAACGCGAAGACGCGAAGCAACGAAGGACACGCGAAGAAGACCAACCACGATTTTCTTCGCGGCTTTCTTCGCGTCATCGCGCCGTCACGTTCTCCGCCGATCCCGACTTAGGCCGAGAAGCTGCTACCGCAGCCGCAGCTGCTGGTGGCGTTGGGGTTCTTGAAGACGAAACCGCGGCCCATCACCTCGTCCTTGAAGTCGATCTCGACGCCGGACAGGTACAGGTAGCTCTTCATGTCGACCAGGATCTTCACGCCGTTGCTTTCCAGCTCTTCGTCGACGTCGGTCTTGGGCTCTTCCGTCAGGTCCAGCATGTAGCTGAAGCCCGAGCATCCGCCACCCTTCACACCGACGCGCAGCTTGGTCGCGCCGTCGGGCAGGCCCTGTTCGGCGATGATCTTCTTGATTTCCTTGGCAGCCGATTCAGAAAGCAGAATCATGGGGAACTCCTTAGTTGCTCGCCGTCGTCGTTGATGCCGACGCCGTCGTCGCGGTCACGCCCGTCGCCACCGGCGCGGGGGTCTTGTTAGTCTTGGATCCGATGCCGACGGCCTCGAACGGCACGTCGATCCGCCGGCCCGCCAGTACCAGGTCCGACAGCTTCACGTCGGTCAGGAACTGGTGCAGCCTGCTCTTCAGTGCAACCAGGGGCGGGGCCGACGGGTACTCACCCACTTCTGGACAAGTGCACGGTTCAACCGACTCTAGCACGGTCACCAGTTGCAGCAGCGAGATTTTCTGTAAATCGGCGGATAATTGATATCCACCGTTCACCCCTCGCGTGCTCGTCAGCCACCCCTGCTGCTGCAGCGACTTCAAAATCTTCGCCAGCAGCGACGCGGGCAAGCCGGTCTCCACCGACACCTCCCGGGCCGACCAAACCCCCGCCCGCTCCGACAGGAACGCCATCGCGATCAACGCGTAATCGGTCGTTCGGCTGAAGGACAGCGTGGCCATGACAGAATATAGGACCGCAGAAGTCCGGATTCAAGCCTGCACCACCCATTTTGGGTGGATTTGCCGCGTTCGGATCTACGGCTGGGGGGAGACAGCATCGATTCCCCCGCGGAACTGCTGCCCTTAAAGCGGGAGGTGCTGACCGGTAGCGTGACTTCGCCCGCGCAAAACGTGACTTTCCACAGGCGGAACTCGGTTTCGCACGTGCAAAATGCGATTTCGCACCTGCAATATGGAATTTTGCACGTGCAAAATCAGATTTTGTGCCTCCAAAAGGAGATTTCGTGCCTGCGAAATCAGATTTTGTGCCTGCAGAATCGCATTTTGTGCCTTCAAAATCACATTTGGTGCCTCCAAAATCACATTTCGTGCCTTCAAAATCAGATTTTGTGCCTGCAAAATGAGATTTCGCACCTGCGGAATCTCATCTCGCACGGGTCGGACGACATCTTTCCGAGTGCCACGGGTGCCTTGCCTGCGCCCTTGGCACCCAAACCGTTCCGATAAAAACTAATACGACCGGTCCTGGCGATACTGGTGCTCGATCATGATGCAGCGGTCTTCCACGTAGTCGATGCCCGCCCGCTGCGCGGCTTCGCGGGCGTCGTCGTTCACGATGCCCGATTGCAACCACACGCCCTTGGCCCCCACCGCCACCGCGTCTCGGGCGACTTCCGCACAGAGTTCGCTACGGCGGAAGACGTTGACGAGGTCGATCGGGCCGGGCACGTCGGCCAGCGTGGCGTAGCACTTCAGGCCGATCGCGGTCTCGAACTGCGGGTTGACGGGGATGACCGTCTTGCCCATTCGTTTCAAATATTGACCGATCATGTGGCTCGGGCGGTTCGGTTTATCGCTCAGGCCGACGATCGCGATGCGGTCAGCGGCGAGCATTCGGCGGATCTGGGCTTCTTCCGACTCGTCGCGCGATCCCGGTAGCGTGCAGGCTTCGTTGGACATGGCGGTTTTCCTCCTGATGCCGTTCCATCCGGCAAAGGTCATGCTAAGATCGACAATCGTCGCCGTTTCATCGCGCGGCGCAGAAAGATTATGGCCAAACGGGATTATTACGAAGTTCTGGGGATCAACCGCAACGCGTCGGCCGACGAGATCAAGAAGGCGCACCGCAAGCTCGTGCGCAAGTATCACCCCGACGTGAACCGCGACAATCCCACCGCCAACGAGCAGTTCAAGGAAGTGCAGGAGGCCTACGACGTGCTGTCGGACGTCCCCAAGCGCCAGAACTACGACCAGTTCGGCCACGCCGGTGTGGACGCCGGGGCCGCCGGCGCCGCGGGGGTCGATCCGTTCGAAGCCTTCCGCCGGGCTCAGCAGACGCGCGGCCGCACTCGCCGCGGGGCGCCGGGTGAGGAGTTCGACTACGGACCCTTTGGTGGCGGTGGCGCGACCGGGGCCGACTTCTCCAGTGTGTTCGAGCAAATGTTCGGTGGTAACGCCACCGGTCGGCCTGGTGGCCGGGCGGGTCCTGGCGCTGGCCGCCGGTATACGCCCCCCACCCGCGGCGCGGACGTGGAGCATCCCGTCACGCTGTCGTTCGAACAGGCTGCCCGCGGCGTCACGCTGCCGCTGCAGATCAATCGCGATGGCAGGCTGGAAACGATCGACATCAAGATCCCACCTGGCGTGAAGGACGGTAGCCGGGTGCGCATCAAAGGGCGCGGCCAGCAGTCCGACGCTGGGGGTGGCGACCTCTACATCATCACCACGGTCCGCCCGCACGCGTATTACCGCCGCGACGGACTCGACATCTCGGTCGACGTGCCCATGAGCCTGTACGAAGCCCTCCTCGGCACCAAGGTGGAAGTGCCGACGCTCGACGGCATGGTCACCGTCACCATTCCGCCCGGCACCAACAGCGGGTCGCGGTTGCGCATCAAAGGGCGCGGCGTCTTCCGTGGTGAGGAAAAGGGTGACCAGTACGTGGTGACGAAGGTCATCGTCCCGAAGAACCTCTCACCTGAAGCGACGGAGCTTGTGAAGCAACTGCAGGCGGCCCAGCCGTTGGATGCGCGATCGGACGTGAAGTGGTAGAGCGATACGACCCATCCAACCCGCGGGCCAACCAGCAGTCGTTCGTGGTCGACCCGCCGAACTTCGAGTTTCGGGCGACAATCGCGCTGATGTTCGGCCTGATGTTCTGCCTGCCCATCGCCGGCGGCATCGTCGCGATCGCGATGGGCCGGAGCGTGCTTCAGGCGACGGTGCCGAAGACGATACTGGCCAGGAACGTCGCATGGATCGCGATCGGGCTGGGCGCGGCCAACTGCATCATCTGGTCGGTTCGGCTGATTCAATTGGCGATCGGCGAAACGCCGATGGAAATGCCCGCCACCCGCCCCACCCCGGCGTAGCCACAGGCCGCTGCCGTCCCTAATCCTGTGGCATACGCGTCCGTCACTGGACATCGCGTATACTTCCCTGATGCCCCGCCATCACCGCGCTGCTTCCCCTTGGCCGGCCATTTGCTTCCTGGCATTCTTCGCGGCGCTGATCGCGTTCGTCTCCCACTATTACCTGCTGCCCGCGATGGAAGCCAAACAGGCCGCCACCCAACCCGCCCAATCGGTGTTGCGCGCCCAGGCGGCGTTGCTGCTGACGCTGCTTCTGGTCATGTTGCTCTGCGGGCTGGTGCTGACCTTCAAGGTGCACCGCTTCTTCCTGCCGCGCACGTGGACGCCCCGCGCTCGCACAAAATACGTTGACGCCTGGGCGGAGGCGGGAAAACGGGCGGAGTGAGGAGAGGGGGAAAATGACCAATGCCAAAGCCCGAATGACCAACGAATGTCCAATCACCAATGACCAAGGACGGCAGGGTCAGTGGCCAACAATCGCGGGCATCTAGTCATTGGGCATTGTTCATTGGAACTTGATTGGTCATTCGGGCTTGGTCATTGGTTATTCCCGCCTCCCTCCATCTCCGCGTCCTCCGCGTCTCCGTGGTTCGCCTTTGATCCCCCGCCATTGGAAGAAAATAGAATCCGCACCACTCCCCCGCCTATAGTTGCGCACGATGGCACACCCCTCTCCTGCAACGCTGGGCCAGTTGAAGGCCACTGGATATCAACCCGTCTCCGTCAAAGACGAGCTCCGCCGTAATTTGATCGCCAAGCTGAAGGCGGGTGAGGAGCTGTTCCCCGGCATCGTCGGGTATCGCGATTCGGTCATTCCTCAGGTCGTTAACGGCATCCTCGCCAAGCACGACTTGCTGTTCCTCGGTTTGCGCGGCCAGGCCAAGACGCGCATCCTGCGGGCGTTGCCGTCGCTGCTGGACGAGTGGATCCCCGTGCTGGCCGGCACCGAGATCAACGATGACCCGATCGCGCCGACGACCAAGACCGGCAAGCGCATGATCGCCGAGCAAGGGGACGACACGAAGATCGAATGGGTGCACCGCTCGAACCGCTACAGCGAGAAGCTGGCGACACCAGATGTGACGATCGCCGACCTGATCGGTGAGATCGACCTGGTGAAGCACGCGGAGGGCCGATACCTGTCGGACGAGACGACGATGCACTTCGGCCTGATCCCGCGCAGCAATCGCGGCATCTTTGCAATCAACGAACTGCCTGACCTTGCGCCCCGCATTCAGGTGGGCCTGTTCAACGTGCTGGAAGAGCGCGACATTCAGATTCGCGGCTATCCGATTCGGCTGGATCTGGACGTCTGCCTCGTCTTTAGCGCCAACCCGGAAGACTACACGAACCGCGGCCGGATCGTGACGCCGTTGAAGGACCGCATCGGCAGCGTCATTCGCACGCACTATCCCGAGACGGTCGCCGAGGGCATCCAGATCGTCGAGGACAACGCGTGGCTGGACCGCAGTGGTGACAGTTCATCGAGCGGCGTGAAGGTTGAAATGCCCGGCTTTATGGCCGAGACGGTCGAAGAGGTGGTTCGGCTGGCTCGCCATAGCCCACATGTCAGTCAGGCGTCGGGCGTGAGCGTCCGCACGAGCATCGCGAACATGGAGGTCGCCGTCAGCAACGCCGAACGGCGAGGGATCCTGACCGGCGAGTCGCGCGTCATGCCTCGCGTATGCGACCTGAACGCGCTGGTGGCCAGCTGTCGCGGCAAGATCGAGATGACGCTCGCCGAGGAGGACGCCGCCGAGGACAAGCTGATCAAAAGTCTCGTCGGCGAGGCCGTGAAGACGGTCTTCAACCGCTACGCTGATCTGGACGAGTACGAACTGATCAGCGAGCAATTCAAGGGCAACCTGACCTTCCCCGCCGGCGACGACCTGAGCGCCGAGGAGTTCGTCGCGAACATGAAGGCCATCAAGGGCCTGCCGCAGGCGGCCAGTGGTCTGGCGAAGGAAATGCAGCTGAACGGCAGCGACGTCGCGACGCTAGCCAGCGTGGGCGAGTTCCTGCTGGAAGGGCTGTACGTCAACAACCGGTTGAGCAAGTTCAACTCGAAGGGGAAGACGTATTTCAAGAAGTAGGTGCTCTTGGGGGGCCGTCGTCCGGCTCGTTCGGTTCTCTGGTTCTCGATCGTCATCCTGAGGTACTCCGAAGGATCTCCCCCCGTATTCGTACGTTGGACGGAATAGATCCTTCGGAGTACCTCAGGATGACCCATTGTCAGTATCTCGCTAAACAACCCATTACCGCGTCGTCAGCTTGTACAACTGCATCGCCTTGGCGATTGGCCACAGCTTCGGGTGCTTCCAGACCGCATTGTGCAACGCGGTACTCCAGCTCAGCGTCGGGGGCGGCTGGGGCACGGGGACGGGTTTGGAAACTTCCACGATCTTCTCCACCGGCACCTCAACCTTGACCGGCTTCGGACGATTCAAGTTATAGGCGGTGTCATACAGGCCCTTGATGTGCAGCATCCGCTCCTCGACCGCATCGAGACGATGGTCCAGATCAACCGCAGCGACCGCCCGGCGGCCGGGCTTGTTCGACCGCTTCATCGCGTATGCGCCCGCGGCTCCCAAGAGTAGTCCCGCGGCGATACCTCCACCGCCGAAGATCAGCGGGCGCTTCATGTCTGGATCTTTCACACTACCCATACCCGGGCGAAGGGCGACGGGCCGGGCGGGCGATGGCAGTTGCTGTGGGGCCTTGGCCGTCGTGGCGCCGGGGGCCTGGCCGCGGTTGGCGCGCTCGGCGTCGGTGACGGGCATCGCGTTCTCGGTCGGGTTGATGCCGCTACCGAACTTGCGGGCGTAAACCTGCGTGACCTCGGCACCGAAGAACAGGATTTGTGCCGAGTAGTACAGCCAGATCAACAGGGCGATCAGTGACCCCGCGGCACCGTAGGCGGAGGCGGGTGCGCTCACGTTGAAGTAGATCGTTAAGGCGTACTTGCCGAGTTGGAAGAGAATGCCAGTCAGCAGCGCACCGACCCAAACGTCCCGCCATGCGATGTTCACGTCCGGTAGAAATTTGTAGATCGCGGCGAAAAGGACCGTTACGACCGCTGTTGAGATGACCAGATCGATCGTGACTACTATGACCTTCGTGACGATGTTGTCCGAACCAATTGTACTTTCCATGATCCCACCGGATACCGCACCGATGGCTGTGCTGACGGCCAACGAAATAATGAAGAGAAACGCGATCGCCAGCACCATCGCCATCGACAGGAACCGGTCTTTGATCGTCCCCCAGATGCCGCGGTTCGGTTTTGGCTTCACTTCCCAGATGGTGTTGAGCGAGTCCTGAAGCTCTGCGAAGACCGCGCTGGCCGACACGAGGACGATAATGATGCTGATGATGGTTGCGAAGAAGCCAGCGCCTTGCTCGCCGGCATTCTTGATGATCTGACCGATCGTCTCACCCGCCATGCCACCGGTAAGATCGTTGGCCTGTTTCTCGACGGCGGCTTCGGGATGATCTCTGTAAACCCAGCCGACAATTTTGATCGTGATGATGACCAACGGTGCCAGCGAGATCACCGTGTAGTACGCCAACGCCGCCGCCAGCTTGGACGCCTTGTCGTCCATCCAGTCGACGCCGGCCTCTTTCACCATCGGCCAAACGTCGTTCTTGGTCATTTGCGCCATGTTCAAGCTCCTTGCACAGCGGACTGTGCAAGGCGCGTGCCGGGCGTGGCGGGTGCGGAGGTACGGGGCTGGCCGCTAGCGAGCGCCGATGACCCTGATGAGCGGTTCGATGCGGGCCAGTTCCCCCTTGGCCATCGCCAGCTGGCGCTCGCCGTGCAGGCGGGCGATGGCGCGGACGAGGTGCAGCTTGGCCTGGTCGTAGCGGTTGAGGTAGCGGGCGTAAACGAGGCCGAGCATCAGCTCGACCTGCTCGATCTGCTCGAAGTTGGGGTAGGCCTTCAGGAACCGCTCGTAGGCGTCGGCGGCCTCGGTGAACAGTTGCTGGCTGGCGAGCTGGTTGGCAACGTCCAGCTGCGCCTGGCGGGCGAGCACCTGGGTCTCGTCGAGGTTCTTCAGTTCCAGATAGATCTTGGCCGCGGTTGGCAGATCGTGCTTGGATATCGCGTTGGCGGCCTCGGCGCGCAGTTCGGCGATGCGCAGCGTGCGCGGGTCGGGCGGGGCCGCAGGCTTGCGGGGGTCGACCTTCGTCGTCGGCGCGAACGGGTCGAATCCCTGCGAGACCATGTCGCGGTACTGCCGGCGCTTGTTCCACCGGCCGAACAGCGCCAGCACGTCGAACTGGTCGCGCGGGAGCAAGTGTACGGCCAGCAGCCCCAGGCAGAGCAGGAAGCCGAAAATCGTCCCGGCGATGTGCGCGCCGTACGCCACGTTGCCCGTCATGCCCGAGAAGCCGACGAGGTCCTTCAGGAAGTACAGCAGGATGAAGTACATCGACGGGATCTCGATCGACCCGATCAAAAAGAAGAAGTAGATGATCGTGATGCTCGACCGCGGGAACAGCACCAGGTACGCCCCCGTAACGGCGCTGACTGCCCCGCTGGCCCCCAGCACCGGCGCCATCGAGGTCATCATGTGTCCGATGCCCGAAACGACGGCCGCCGACAGGTAAAAGCCCAGATAGCCGACATGGCCCATCTTGTCGTTCACGTTGTTCCCGAAAATGTAGAGGAACAGCATGTTGCCGAACAGGTGCATGAACCCATCGTGCATGAACGCGTAGCTGACGAAGCTGGGCACTTCCGGATTGGTGGGCCAGATCATGTACGCCCCCCAGCGCCCATACCCCAATTGCTGCTGCAACACGTACGCGACGATGTTGAGCGCGATGATCGCCCAGTTCATGTAGGGCGTGTAACGAAGCGGGCTGTCGGTCCGAATCGGGAGGAACATGGGTGGCGAATCTTAGGGCAGCGGAATGAAAGTGGGAAGTTGGAACGAGGAAGTGGGAACCGCAGGCCAGCGCTGATCCCGCTTGGCAGGCCATTTTCCGTGCATGGCGGACGGCTGACCATGCGTGGTGGGCCATTTTCCGTGCATGGTGGACGGCCGACCGTGCGTGGTGGGTCGAGTTCCAGGCGTGGTGGACCGCTCACCATGCATGGTGAGACGTTTTCCATGCGGGGTGGACGGCTCACCATGGGTGGGCCACTTCCCCCATCGCCGCCCGCACGTACAATGCCGCCGCTCATGCAGCGTCACGTTCCCAATGCTCTCACCGGTTTCCGCCTGGTCCTGGCGGCGATGTTCTTCGTTTTGCTTAGCTTTTATCAGTACGAAGGACGTGGTGATCCTGGCCTGCTCGGCATCGCATTTGTGGTTTATGTGATCGCGCTGGTGACGGACTACCTCGACGGTCACCTCGCGCGCAAGTGGAACGTCAGCAGCGCGTTTGGGCGGGTGGTGGACCCGTTTGCGGACAAAATTCTGGTGCTCGGGGCGTTCATCTTCTTCGCGGGCAAAAACTTCATCATTCCTGAATCCGATCGTGCCGATTCGTTTGTAGTGACTACGATCACCGGCGTTGCGCCGGGCATGGTCGTTTTGATGCTCGGCCGGGAATTGCTCGTCACCAGCCTGCGCGGGCTGGTGGAAAGCGCCGGCGCCAGCTTCGGCGCCGCTTGGATCGGCAAGTTCAAGCTGGCCTTTCAGTCGGGCACTGTGCTGGCGATTCTAGTCTACGTGACCGCGTTGCCCTGGCTACGCGACCACGATTACACCCGCACCGAAACGGTCGCTACGGTACTGCGGGACATCGGGATCTGGGGAACGGTGCTCATCACGCTGTACAGCGGTGTGGAATACGTGCAGCGGGCCGTGGCGATGTACCGACAGTCCTTGCAGTCCGGGGGTTCATCAGTTGACGCGGCACCGGCGACCGTTGCACCCCAGGACAAGGCACCGTGAACGACTACCTGATCTCCGTCATTCTCGGCATCATCGAAGGCCTGACCGAATTCCTACCCGTCAGCTCCACTGCGCACCTACGGCTGGCCTCGGCGCTGTTCAACCAACCGCTGGACGATCCGTACTGGAAGATGTACTCGGTCGTCATCCAACTGGGCGCGGTGCTGGCGGTGGTTGTCTACTTCTGGCCACGCATTACCGACTTCGTACGGTCGTTCCCCACCGGTAAGGGTGGCCAGCGGACGGCCTTCACGCACCCGCTGACGCTGGTGATCGGCGCCTTCCTGGTCACCGCGGGACCGGCGTACCTGCTGGATAAGACGATCGGTAAGAACCTTGAGAACATGCAGGTCATCGGCTGGTCGC
This region of Tepidisphaeraceae bacterium genomic DNA includes:
- a CDS encoding YihY/virulence factor BrkB family protein, with the protein product MAQMTKNDVWPMVKEAGVDWMDDKASKLAAALAYYTVISLAPLVIITIKIVGWVYRDHPEAAVEKQANDLTGGMAGETIGQIIKNAGEQGAGFFATIISIIIVLVSASAVFAELQDSLNTIWEVKPKPNRGIWGTIKDRFLSMAMVLAIAFLFIISLAVSTAIGAVSGGIMESTIGSDNIVTKVIVVTIDLVISTAVVTVLFAAIYKFLPDVNIAWRDVWVGALLTGILFQLGKYALTIYFNVSAPASAYGAAGSLIALLIWLYYSAQILFFGAEVTQVYARKFGSGINPTENAMPVTDAERANRGQAPGATTAKAPQQLPSPARPVALRPGMGSVKDPDMKRPLIFGGGGIAAGLLLGAAGAYAMKRSNKPGRRAVAAVDLDHRLDAVEERMLHIKGLYDTAYNLNRPKPVKVEVPVEKIVEVSKPVPVPQPPPTLSWSTALHNAVWKHPKLWPIAKAMQLYKLTTR
- a CDS encoding J domain-containing protein, encoding MAKRDYYEVLGINRNASADEIKKAHRKLVRKYHPDVNRDNPTANEQFKEVQEAYDVLSDVPKRQNYDQFGHAGVDAGAAGAAGVDPFEAFRRAQQTRGRTRRGAPGEEFDYGPFGGGGATGADFSSVFEQMFGGNATGRPGGRAGPGAGRRYTPPTRGADVEHPVTLSFEQAARGVTLPLQINRDGRLETIDIKIPPGVKDGSRVRIKGRGQQSDAGGGDLYIITTVRPHAYYRRDGLDISVDVPMSLYEALLGTKVEVPTLDGMVTVTIPPGTNSGSRLRIKGRGVFRGEEKGDQYVVTKVIVPKNLSPEATELVKQLQAAQPLDARSDVKW
- a CDS encoding CoA-binding protein, which produces MSNEACTLPGSRDESEEAQIRRMLAADRIAIVGLSDKPNRPSHMIGQYLKRMGKTVIPVNPQFETAIGLKCYATLADVPGPIDLVNVFRRSELCAEVARDAVAVGAKGVWLQSGIVNDDAREAAQRAGIDYVEDRCIMIEHQYRQDRSY
- a CDS encoding CDP-alcohol phosphatidyltransferase family protein, with the translated sequence MQRHVPNALTGFRLVLAAMFFVLLSFYQYEGRGDPGLLGIAFVVYVIALVTDYLDGHLARKWNVSSAFGRVVDPFADKILVLGAFIFFAGKNFIIPESDRADSFVVTTITGVAPGMVVLMLGRELLVTSLRGLVESAGASFGAAWIGKFKLAFQSGTVLAILVYVTALPWLRDHDYTRTETVATVLRDIGIWGTVLITLYSGVEYVQRAVAMYRQSLQSGGSSVDAAPATVAPQDKAP
- a CDS encoding sigma 54-interacting transcriptional regulator, with protein sequence MAHPSPATLGQLKATGYQPVSVKDELRRNLIAKLKAGEELFPGIVGYRDSVIPQVVNGILAKHDLLFLGLRGQAKTRILRALPSLLDEWIPVLAGTEINDDPIAPTTKTGKRMIAEQGDDTKIEWVHRSNRYSEKLATPDVTIADLIGEIDLVKHAEGRYLSDETTMHFGLIPRSNRGIFAINELPDLAPRIQVGLFNVLEERDIQIRGYPIRLDLDVCLVFSANPEDYTNRGRIVTPLKDRIGSVIRTHYPETVAEGIQIVEDNAWLDRSGDSSSSGVKVEMPGFMAETVEEVVRLARHSPHVSQASGVSVRTSIANMEVAVSNAERRGILTGESRVMPRVCDLNALVASCRGKIEMTLAEEDAAEDKLIKSLVGEAVKTVFNRYADLDEYELISEQFKGNLTFPAGDDLSAEEFVANMKAIKGLPQAASGLAKEMQLNGSDVATLASVGEFLLEGLYVNNRLSKFNSKGKTYFKK
- a CDS encoding Rrf2 family transcriptional regulator; the encoded protein is MATLSFSRTTDYALIAMAFLSERAGVWSAREVSVETGLPASLLAKILKSLQQQGWLTSTRGVNGGYQLSADLQKISLLQLVTVLESVEPCTCPEVGEYPSAPPLVALKSRLHQFLTDVKLSDLVLAGRRIDVPFEAVGIGSKTNKTPAPVATGVTATTASASTTTASN
- a CDS encoding rhomboid family intramembrane serine protease, translating into MFLPIRTDSPLRYTPYMNWAIIALNIVAYVLQQQLGYGRWGAYMIWPTNPEVPSFVSYAFMHDGFMHLFGNMLFLYIFGNNVNDKMGHVGYLGFYLSAAVVSGIGHMMTSMAPVLGASGAVSAVTGAYLVLFPRSSITIIYFFFLIGSIEIPSMYFILLYFLKDLVGFSGMTGNVAYGAHIAGTIFGFLLCLGLLAVHLLPRDQFDVLALFGRWNKRRQYRDMVSQGFDPFAPTTKVDPRKPAAPPDPRTLRIAELRAEAANAISKHDLPTAAKIYLELKNLDETQVLARQAQLDVANQLASQQLFTEAADAYERFLKAYPNFEQIEQVELMLGLVYARYLNRYDQAKLHLVRAIARLHGERQLAMAKGELARIEPLIRVIGAR
- a CDS encoding iron-sulfur cluster assembly accessory protein, with amino-acid sequence MILLSESAAKEIKKIIAEQGLPDGATKLRVGVKGGGCSGFSYMLDLTEEPKTDVDEELESNGVKILVDMKSYLYLSGVEIDFKDEVMGRGFVFKNPNATSSCGCGSSFSA